The Streptomyces camelliae genome window below encodes:
- a CDS encoding sirohydrochlorin chelatase, whose product MSSPTGPASGLPVRMPRPRQPGRHRRPEPLVAPEGAPALVLAVPGAPSTATRGLAEEVVSIARSELPGLDARIGYLDGDDAEFPALRSVLAHAAEERTARYEQAVAAGVEGIKEPDGPVAVVVPLLAGPDSSLLRQIRQSVMDSRVAADLTDVLGPHPLLAEALHVRLSEAGLARADRARLFTVATAADGIILASVGGDEAVQAAGITGMLLAARLAVPVMAAALDQEGAISSVAEQLRSSGSQQLALAPYLIGPEIDPGLLAAAAEEAGCATAEALGAYPAIGKLALAKYTTALGIAPQQAQGTPVR is encoded by the coding sequence ATGAGCTCCCCCACTGGACCCGCGTCCGGCCTGCCAGTACGAATGCCGCGACCCCGCCAGCCCGGACGGCACCGCCGACCGGAACCGCTGGTGGCTCCCGAGGGCGCGCCCGCGCTCGTCCTCGCGGTGCCCGGCGCGCCCAGCACCGCCACCCGCGGCCTCGCCGAGGAGGTCGTGAGCATCGCCCGCTCCGAGCTGCCCGGCCTGGACGCCCGGATCGGGTACCTGGACGGGGACGACGCCGAGTTCCCCGCGCTGCGGTCCGTGCTGGCGCACGCCGCCGAGGAGCGCACGGCCCGCTACGAGCAGGCCGTCGCCGCCGGCGTCGAGGGGATCAAGGAGCCCGACGGCCCGGTCGCCGTCGTCGTACCGCTGCTGGCCGGTCCGGACAGCTCCCTGCTGCGCCAGATCCGCCAGTCCGTGATGGACAGCCGGGTCGCCGCCGACCTGACCGACGTCCTCGGCCCGCACCCGCTGCTCGCCGAGGCACTGCACGTGCGGCTGTCCGAGGCGGGCCTGGCCCGCGCCGACCGTGCCCGGCTGTTCACCGTGGCCACCGCCGCGGACGGCATCATCCTGGCGTCCGTGGGCGGCGACGAGGCGGTGCAGGCGGCCGGGATCACCGGCATGCTGCTCGCCGCGCGCCTGGCCGTGCCGGTGATGGCGGCGGCCCTGGACCAGGAGGGCGCGATCTCCTCGGTCGCCGAGCAGCTGCGCTCTTCCGGCTCGCAGCAGCTGGCCCTGGCGCCGTATCTGATCGGCCCGGAGATCGACCCGGGGCTGCTGGCGGCGGCCGCCGAGGAGGCGGGCTGCGCCACGGCCGAGGCGCTCGGCGCGTACCCGGCGATCGGCAAGCTCGCCCTCGCCAAGTACACGACGGCGCTCGGCATCGCCCCGCAGCAGGCGCAGGGCACGCCGGTCCGCTGA
- a CDS encoding N-acetylglucosamine kinase, translated as MTEAGYLAVDSGGSGLRIAVGVPGGAPPARRESREPVRTGARGIDPAHLLAELLPPARAAAAEAGVDELGTAVVGAAGFATLGDALRAELPGALARELGVRRVALAADAVTAYVGALGPRPGAVLAAGTGLIAVGTDLVGWRRADGWGHLLGDCGSGAWIGRAGLEAALRAHDGRDGGSAPLLACAEEQFGPVRELPGRLYPRTDRPAVLASFAPGVAACAAHDPVAAGILRAAARHMADSVAAVCPADGAPEVALTGGLFTMGDPLLVPLREELAQRLPHTRQVPAEGDPLHGGVRIATELAAGRLTLPGEPHMLYVVST; from the coding sequence GTGACCGAGGCCGGGTATCTGGCCGTCGACTCCGGGGGCTCCGGCCTCCGTATCGCCGTCGGTGTCCCGGGAGGGGCGCCCCCGGCCCGCCGGGAGTCACGGGAACCGGTCCGTACAGGTGCCCGGGGCATCGATCCGGCGCATCTGCTGGCCGAGCTCCTCCCGCCGGCACGGGCGGCGGCCGCGGAGGCCGGAGTGGACGAGCTGGGCACGGCCGTCGTCGGCGCCGCCGGGTTCGCCACCCTGGGTGACGCCCTGCGCGCCGAACTGCCGGGCGCCCTGGCCCGGGAGCTGGGAGTACGCCGGGTGGCGCTCGCCGCCGACGCCGTCACCGCCTACGTCGGCGCCCTCGGGCCGCGTCCCGGCGCGGTGCTCGCCGCGGGCACCGGGCTGATCGCGGTCGGCACCGACCTCGTCGGCTGGCGGCGGGCCGACGGCTGGGGTCATCTGCTCGGCGACTGCGGCAGCGGCGCCTGGATCGGACGGGCCGGCCTGGAGGCGGCGCTGCGCGCCCACGACGGCCGGGACGGCGGCTCCGCACCGTTGCTGGCCTGCGCCGAGGAGCAGTTCGGTCCGGTCCGCGAGCTGCCGGGCCGGCTCTACCCCCGCACCGACCGGCCCGCCGTGCTGGCCTCCTTCGCGCCCGGGGTGGCCGCGTGCGCCGCGCACGACCCGGTGGCCGCGGGCATCCTGCGCGCGGCGGCCCGGCACATGGCGGACTCCGTCGCGGCCGTGTGTCCGGCGGACGGGGCGCCCGAAGTGGCCCTCACCGGAGGCCTCTTCACGATGGGCGACCCACTCCTCGTACCCCTGCGCGAGGAGTTGGCACAGCGGCTGCCGCACACCCGTCAGGTGCCGGCCGAGGGGGATCCGCTGCACGGCGGTGTGCGCATCGCGACCGAGCTGGCGGCGGGGCGGCTCACCCTCCCGGGTGAACCGCACATGCTCTACGTGGTCAGCACATAA
- a CDS encoding uracil-DNA glycosylase, which yields MAPRPLHEIVEPGWAKALEPVAGRIAQMGDFLRTEIAAGRTYLPAGPNVLRAFQQPFDDVRVLIVGQDPYPTPGHAVGLSFSVAPEVRPLPPSLINIFRELNTDLGLPHPANGDLTPWTQQGVLLLNRALTVAPRRPGAHRDKGWEEVTEQAIRALAARGKPLVSILWGREARNLRPLLGSLPAVESTHPSPKSADYGFFGSRPFSRANDLLIQQGGQPVDWRLP from the coding sequence GTGGCACCACGACCCTTGCATGAAATCGTCGAACCGGGCTGGGCGAAGGCCCTGGAACCCGTCGCCGGACGGATCGCCCAGATGGGCGACTTCCTGCGCACGGAGATCGCCGCGGGACGCACGTACCTCCCGGCCGGACCCAACGTCCTGCGGGCCTTCCAGCAACCCTTCGACGATGTACGGGTCCTGATCGTCGGTCAGGACCCGTACCCGACTCCGGGGCACGCGGTGGGCCTGTCGTTCTCGGTCGCGCCCGAGGTACGCCCGCTGCCGCCGAGCCTGATCAACATCTTCCGCGAGCTGAACACCGACCTGGGCCTGCCCCACCCGGCCAACGGCGACCTGACCCCGTGGACCCAGCAGGGCGTCCTGCTGCTCAACAGGGCGCTGACCGTGGCCCCGCGCCGACCGGGTGCCCACCGGGACAAGGGCTGGGAAGAGGTCACCGAGCAGGCGATACGGGCCCTGGCCGCCCGCGGAAAACCGTTGGTCTCCATCCTGTGGGGCCGCGAGGCCCGCAATCTGCGTCCCCTGCTGGGCAGCCTGCCGGCGGTGGAGTCGACGCACCCCTCGCCGAAGTCGGCCGACTACGGGTTCTTCGGCTCCCGCCCCTTCAGCCGGGCCAACGACCTGTTGATCCAGCAGGGCGGACAGCCGGTGGACTGGCGCCTGCCGTGA
- a CDS encoding WD40/YVTN/BNR-like repeat-containing protein — MTEVLLAVGTRKGLFIGRRKGGTWEFDDSPYFNAQAIYSVAIDTREPRPRLLAGGDSAHWGPSVFHSDDLGRSWTEPAQPAVKFPKDTGASLERVWQLHPAAAEPGVVYAGTEPAALYRSEDRGESFELVRALWEHPTRAQWVPGGGGEGLHTVITDARDPKAVTVAVSTAGVFRTTDGGASWAPSNSGVSAVFLPDPNPEFGQCVHKIAKDAADPDRLYLQNHWGVYRSDDAGGHWTDIGADLPSTFGFAVAAHPRRGDTAYVFPINADADRVPAEHRCRVFRTEDAGRTWEPLAQGLPAEDHYGTVLRDALCTDDADPAGVYFGNRNGEVFASADDGDSWQQLAAHLPDVLCVRAAVIG, encoded by the coding sequence ATGACCGAGGTTCTGCTGGCGGTGGGCACCCGCAAAGGCCTGTTCATCGGGCGGCGGAAAGGCGGCACCTGGGAGTTCGACGACAGCCCGTATTTCAACGCGCAGGCGATCTACTCGGTCGCGATCGACACCCGTGAGCCCCGGCCGCGGCTGCTGGCCGGCGGCGACAGCGCGCACTGGGGGCCGTCGGTGTTCCACTCGGACGACCTCGGCCGCAGCTGGACCGAGCCCGCGCAGCCGGCCGTCAAGTTCCCGAAGGACACCGGCGCTTCGCTGGAGCGCGTCTGGCAGCTGCATCCGGCCGCGGCCGAGCCTGGCGTGGTCTACGCGGGCACGGAACCGGCCGCGTTGTACCGCTCGGAGGACCGCGGCGAGAGCTTCGAGCTGGTCCGGGCACTGTGGGAGCATCCGACGCGCGCCCAGTGGGTGCCGGGCGGCGGCGGTGAGGGCCTGCACACCGTGATCACCGACGCCCGCGACCCGAAGGCGGTGACCGTGGCCGTCTCGACGGCCGGCGTGTTCCGCACGACCGACGGCGGCGCGAGCTGGGCGCCGTCCAACTCCGGGGTGTCCGCGGTGTTCCTGCCGGATCCGAACCCGGAGTTCGGCCAGTGCGTGCACAAGATCGCCAAGGACGCGGCCGACCCGGACCGCCTGTATCTGCAGAACCACTGGGGGGTGTACCGCAGCGACGACGCGGGCGGGCACTGGACCGACATCGGCGCGGATCTGCCGTCCACGTTCGGCTTCGCGGTGGCCGCCCATCCGCGCCGGGGCGACACGGCGTACGTCTTCCCGATCAACGCCGACGCGGACCGGGTGCCCGCCGAGCACCGCTGCCGGGTCTTCCGCACGGAGGACGCGGGCCGCACCTGGGAGCCGCTCGCCCAGGGACTGCCGGCGGAGGACCACTACGGCACGGTCCTGCGGGACGCCCTGTGCACGGACGACGCCGACCCGGCGGGTGTGTACTTCGGCAACCGCAACGGCGAGGTGTTCGCGTCGGCCGACGACGGCGACAGCTGGCAGCAGCTGGCCGCGCATCTGCCGGACGTGCTGTGCGTGCGGGCGGCGGTGATCGGCTGA
- a CDS encoding Rv1733c family protein, producing the protein MKAFRGPKVWLWRWRRNPLRRRADVIEAWLVLGTWLLTALAGVFAGLAAAGSVEDGLARERADWRPVVARVVEPVRAASPAQSHTVVGEPVWAEVRWTAADGSVHTGQVRVRPGSAAGTPVTVWTDPQDRLVSRPTSASESAFRGALIGALVGVSAAAVPFAGGLALRRRLERRRMEAWDTEWARLGPQWGGWSDHRQ; encoded by the coding sequence TTGAAGGCGTTCCGTGGTCCGAAGGTGTGGCTGTGGCGCTGGCGGCGCAACCCGCTCAGACGCCGGGCCGATGTGATCGAGGCCTGGCTGGTGCTCGGTACCTGGCTGCTGACCGCCCTCGCCGGAGTGTTCGCCGGCCTCGCGGCGGCCGGGTCAGTGGAGGACGGGCTCGCCCGGGAACGCGCGGACTGGCGCCCCGTCGTGGCCCGGGTCGTCGAACCGGTCCGGGCGGCGTCCCCCGCGCAGTCCCACACCGTCGTGGGGGAGCCGGTGTGGGCCGAGGTGCGCTGGACGGCCGCCGACGGCTCCGTCCACACCGGTCAGGTCCGGGTACGGCCCGGCAGCGCGGCCGGCACCCCGGTCACCGTCTGGACCGATCCCCAGGACCGTCTCGTCAGCCGCCCCACCTCCGCGTCCGAGTCCGCTTTCCGGGGCGCCCTCATCGGCGCGCTGGTCGGCGTGAGCGCCGCGGCCGTCCCCTTCGCCGGCGGCCTGGCGCTGCGCCGCCGGCTGGAACGGCGGCGGATGGAGGCCTGGGACACGGAATGGGCCCGGCTCGGACCACAGTGGGGCGGATGGTCCGACCACCGGCAATAG
- a CDS encoding HEAT repeat domain-containing protein — MFTGIDEVDWASLRHAHGSARDVPKWLRALASADSAERASALDVMYGALRHEDRVYDATPACVPFLFALAARPEVPDRAGIVELLVGIGTEGRARDTRAWEAVCAGAEVFVPLAADPDPAVRGAAAAALVHFPTEPARTLELMHQRLRAEWDGCVLLALTEALGLFARRYPAHADAAVDLLVEQSAPPYDARLRLAALGQLALAAPARLPAGLVPTAVGLLRERSARRAGAAEPVGPDTLVRRIRRLRPSDEEGAHLLRTLHSALGDRVADRTALLTGQLTSPDPVDRCNAVWMAAALLRGWRGDHAAVVGLLGGQLGTDQDPLRDAAVAVLAELFALAAPAAGDLYALVCARPDLWTHRWERGSPVLGGPLRALARCGDPRAVPALAQLLAGPAAPTDLGFELACLGAAAVPLAPAVRHRLGRVPLASPSAAPLAAALLAAVRAVGDRDAVPEVLRLLSGAPDGLGARDAVADRAIGTLEALGAAGRAAPLLRALLPTRHAAAAAGALWSADGDAGAVLPVLLRELTQGDPASRCAAARRLGGLGPAARPALPALRRAAGSGRIRQRTAAACALWYVDADPEPVLPVFRTAWTQDPPARGSIARCLTAMGPAAAPLRDLVAAELSAPRRHLARTGAPCRRGIPMDEALLTACREVLAVVQGVR; from the coding sequence GTGTTCACGGGGATCGACGAGGTCGACTGGGCCTCGCTGCGGCACGCCCACGGCAGCGCGCGGGACGTGCCCAAGTGGTTACGGGCGCTTGCGTCCGCGGACAGCGCCGAGCGGGCGAGCGCGCTCGACGTGATGTACGGCGCGCTGCGCCATGAGGACCGGGTGTACGACGCGACGCCGGCCTGCGTCCCGTTCCTGTTCGCGCTCGCGGCCCGCCCGGAGGTGCCGGACCGGGCCGGCATCGTGGAGCTGCTGGTCGGCATCGGCACGGAGGGCAGGGCCAGAGACACGCGCGCGTGGGAAGCGGTGTGCGCGGGCGCCGAGGTGTTCGTCCCGCTGGCCGCGGACCCGGACCCGGCGGTGCGCGGCGCGGCGGCCGCGGCCCTCGTGCACTTCCCGACCGAGCCCGCGCGCACCTTGGAGTTGATGCACCAGCGGCTGCGGGCCGAGTGGGACGGCTGTGTCCTGCTCGCCCTGACCGAGGCGCTCGGCCTGTTCGCCCGCCGGTACCCCGCGCACGCCGACGCCGCGGTGGACCTCCTGGTCGAGCAGAGCGCGCCGCCGTACGACGCGAGGCTGCGGCTCGCCGCGCTCGGCCAGCTCGCGCTGGCCGCGCCCGCCCGGCTGCCGGCCGGCCTGGTGCCGACGGCGGTCGGGCTGCTGCGGGAGCGGTCCGCGCGGCGCGCCGGTGCCGCCGAGCCCGTCGGCCCGGACACCCTCGTGAGGCGGATACGGCGGCTGCGCCCCTCTGACGAGGAGGGCGCCCATCTGCTGCGCACCCTGCACAGCGCACTCGGCGACCGCGTGGCCGACCGGACCGCCCTGCTCACCGGCCAGTTGACCAGCCCGGACCCGGTGGACCGGTGCAACGCCGTGTGGATGGCGGCGGCCCTGCTGCGCGGCTGGCGCGGCGACCACGCGGCCGTCGTCGGACTGCTCGGCGGCCAACTGGGCACGGACCAGGACCCGTTGCGGGATGCCGCGGTCGCCGTGCTGGCGGAGCTCTTCGCGCTGGCCGCGCCCGCGGCGGGCGACCTGTACGCGCTGGTGTGCGCACGCCCCGACCTGTGGACGCACCGCTGGGAGCGCGGCTCCCCCGTACTCGGCGGCCCGCTCAGAGCCCTGGCCCGATGCGGTGACCCCCGCGCGGTTCCGGCCCTGGCCCAGCTCCTGGCCGGCCCGGCCGCACCCACGGACCTGGGGTTCGAACTGGCCTGCCTGGGCGCCGCCGCGGTCCCGCTCGCGCCGGCGGTACGGCACCGGCTCGGCCGGGTCCCGCTGGCCTCGCCGTCCGCCGCCCCGCTCGCCGCCGCGCTACTGGCGGCGGTGAGAGCCGTCGGTGACCGGGACGCGGTCCCGGAGGTGCTGCGGCTGCTCTCGGGCGCCCCCGACGGCCTGGGCGCGCGGGACGCGGTCGCAGACCGGGCCATCGGGACGCTGGAGGCACTGGGCGCCGCCGGACGGGCGGCACCGCTGCTCCGGGCACTGCTGCCCACCCGGCACGCGGCCGCCGCGGCCGGTGCGCTCTGGTCGGCGGACGGGGACGCCGGCGCCGTACTCCCGGTCCTGCTGCGGGAGTTGACTCAGGGCGACCCGGCGAGCCGGTGCGCGGCCGCCCGGCGGCTGGGCGGGCTGGGTCCGGCCGCGCGCCCTGCCCTGCCCGCGCTGCGCCGGGCGGCGGGGTCGGGGCGGATACGGCAGCGGACGGCGGCCGCGTGCGCGCTGTGGTACGTCGACGCGGATCCGGAACCGGTCCTGCCGGTGTTCCGGACGGCCTGGACGCAGGACCCGCCCGCCCGCGGCTCCATCGCCCGGTGCCTCACCGCGATGGGCCCCGCCGCCGCCCCGCTACGGGACCTGGTGGCGGCGGAACTGTCCGCCCCGCGCCGCCATCTGGCCCGCACGGGCGCGCCCTGCCGCCGCGGCATACCGATGGACGAGGCGCTGTTGACCGCGTGCCGGGAGGTGCTGGCGGTGGTGCAGGGGGTGAGGTGA
- a CDS encoding acyl-CoA dehydrogenase family protein, with amino-acid sequence MVSIPAQSQSPAPSPSQPQFVTHDVTNQAPPLAPYDASDDRALLEGLRREGAGWAEEDIRRLGARAGSAEAQEWGELANRYEPELRTHDRYGNRIDEVDFHPSWHHLMRTAIAEGLAAAPWADERPGAHVARSAGGLVWGHTEAGHGCPTSMTYAAVPALRAQPDLAKVYEPLLTSREYDPELRVPAEKPGLLAGMGMTEKQGGSDVRTNTTTATPTGEPGVYTLRGHKWFTSAPMCDVFLVLAQAPGGLSCFLVPRVLPDGSRNTFRIQRLKDKLGNRSNASSEPEFDQTVAWLVGPEGRGVKTIIEMVNCTRLDCVMSTATLMRKTLVEAGHHARHRSAFGARLVDQPLMRNVLADLALESEAATTLTLRLAGAADRAVRGDAGERSFRRIATAVGKYWVTKRGPAFTAEALECLGGNGYVEDSGMPRHYREAPLLSIWEGSGNVNALDVLRALGRERDTAEALFAELALARGADARLDATVAGLKDQLAETDQVGARRLVERMALALQASLLVRHAPHPVADAFCATRLGGDWGHAFGTLPTGADLDAILERSLPDPD; translated from the coding sequence ATGGTCTCGATTCCCGCACAGTCGCAGTCGCCCGCGCCGTCGCCGTCCCAGCCGCAGTTCGTCACGCATGACGTCACCAACCAGGCCCCGCCCCTGGCTCCTTACGACGCCTCCGACGACCGGGCCCTCCTGGAGGGGTTGCGGCGGGAGGGTGCGGGCTGGGCCGAGGAGGACATCCGGCGGCTGGGGGCGCGCGCCGGGAGCGCGGAGGCGCAGGAGTGGGGCGAACTGGCCAACCGGTACGAGCCGGAGCTGCGCACCCACGACCGCTACGGCAACCGGATCGACGAGGTCGACTTCCACCCCAGCTGGCACCATCTGATGCGCACGGCGATCGCCGAGGGCCTGGCCGCCGCTCCGTGGGCGGACGAACGGCCGGGCGCGCATGTGGCCCGCAGCGCCGGCGGACTGGTGTGGGGCCACACCGAGGCCGGGCACGGCTGCCCGACGTCGATGACGTACGCCGCGGTCCCCGCGCTGCGCGCCCAGCCGGATCTCGCCAAGGTGTACGAACCGCTGCTCACCAGCCGGGAGTACGACCCGGAACTGCGCGTTCCGGCCGAGAAGCCGGGGCTGCTCGCGGGGATGGGCATGACCGAGAAGCAGGGCGGCTCGGACGTGCGCACGAACACCACCACGGCCACACCCACCGGCGAGCCGGGCGTGTACACGCTGCGCGGGCACAAGTGGTTCACGTCGGCGCCGATGTGCGACGTCTTCCTGGTGCTCGCGCAGGCACCGGGCGGGCTGTCCTGCTTCCTCGTACCGCGTGTGCTGCCGGACGGCAGTCGCAACACGTTCCGTATCCAGCGCCTGAAGGACAAGCTGGGCAACCGCTCCAACGCCTCTTCGGAGCCGGAGTTCGACCAGACGGTGGCCTGGCTGGTCGGGCCGGAGGGACGGGGGGTGAAGACCATCATCGAGATGGTCAACTGCACGCGGCTGGACTGCGTGATGTCCACGGCGACGCTGATGCGCAAGACGCTGGTCGAGGCGGGGCATCACGCACGGCATCGCAGCGCGTTCGGCGCCCGGCTCGTCGACCAGCCGCTGATGCGCAACGTCCTGGCCGACCTGGCACTGGAGTCGGAGGCGGCGACGACGCTCACGCTTCGGCTGGCCGGCGCGGCCGACCGCGCGGTGCGCGGGGACGCCGGTGAGCGCTCCTTCCGGCGGATCGCCACCGCCGTGGGCAAGTACTGGGTCACCAAGCGCGGTCCGGCCTTCACCGCGGAGGCCCTGGAGTGCCTGGGCGGCAACGGCTATGTCGAGGACTCCGGCATGCCCCGGCACTACCGGGAGGCTCCTCTGCTGTCGATCTGGGAGGGTTCGGGCAACGTCAACGCGCTCGACGTGCTGCGCGCCCTGGGCCGCGAACGGGACACCGCCGAGGCGCTGTTCGCCGAACTCGCCCTCGCGCGCGGGGCGGACGCCCGCCTGGACGCCACGGTGGCCGGCTTGAAGGACCAGTTGGCCGAAACCGACCAGGTGGGCGCCCGCCGACTGGTCGAGCGGATGGCGCTCGCCCTCCAGGCCTCGCTGCTGGTCCGGCACGCCCCGCACCCGGTCGCGGACGCCTTCTGCGCGACCCGGCTGGGCGGCGACTGGGGCCACGCCTTCGGCACGCTGCCCACCGGAGCCGACCTCGACGCCATCCTGGAGCGCTCCCTGCCCGACCCGGACTGA
- a CDS encoding PaaX family transcriptional regulator C-terminal domain-containing protein encodes MRMNVSPEPEQADADPDLRPLSARSVVLSLLLGAHPPELPVKDLVRLVEPFGVGGPTLRAALSRMVAAGDLRRTDTVYRLSDRLLARQRRQDEALRPGTRAWDGDWEMVVITATGRGPAERAELRTRLTALRLAELREGVWLRPANLDRPLPGDLHTLALTCTTRPDEPARDLAARLWPLDAWAATARTLLTHTAADRAPADRFTACTAAVRHLLTDPVLPSALLPADWPGEPLRAAYAAYQRELTVSVGRRERAA; translated from the coding sequence ATGCGCATGAACGTCTCGCCCGAACCGGAGCAGGCGGACGCGGACCCGGACCTGCGGCCGCTGTCCGCGCGGTCGGTCGTCCTGAGCCTGCTTCTCGGCGCGCACCCGCCGGAGCTGCCGGTGAAGGACCTGGTCCGGCTGGTGGAGCCGTTCGGCGTGGGCGGCCCCACGCTGCGGGCCGCGCTCAGCCGGATGGTGGCCGCCGGGGATCTGCGGCGCACGGACACCGTCTACCGGCTCAGCGACCGGCTGCTGGCCCGTCAGCGGCGACAGGACGAGGCGCTGCGTCCCGGCACGCGCGCGTGGGACGGCGACTGGGAGATGGTGGTCATCACGGCGACGGGCCGCGGCCCCGCCGAACGCGCCGAGCTGCGCACCCGGCTGACCGCCCTGCGCCTCGCCGAACTCCGCGAGGGCGTATGGCTGCGCCCCGCCAACCTGGACCGGCCTCTGCCGGGCGACCTGCACACCCTCGCCCTGACCTGCACGACCCGCCCCGACGAGCCCGCGCGCGACCTCGCCGCCCGGCTCTGGCCGCTGGACGCCTGGGCCGCCACGGCACGCACGCTGCTCACGCACACGGCCGCCGACCGGGCCCCCGCGGACCGGTTCACCGCCTGCACCGCCGCCGTACGCCACCTGCTCACCGACCCGGTGCTGCCGTCCGCACTGCTCCCCGCCGACTGGCCGGGGGAGCCCCTGCGCGCGGCCTACGCCGCCTATCAGCGGGAGTTGACCGTCTCGGTGGGCCGAAGGGAGCGTGCCGCATGA
- a CDS encoding DUF6221 family protein, which yields MTALEAFLRARFEEEERVARDAIAGAPGAVWGVMADEIEQVLTSRHGTTTHTPMAQFGADDPVKLLTHVARHDPDRVLRELAAKRTLSEEHRAQDDGLCRTCRRGERPRSPCTTLRLLAVPFADHPGYDDSWRL from the coding sequence ATGACCGCTCTCGAAGCGTTTCTGCGGGCCCGGTTCGAGGAAGAGGAGCGCGTTGCCCGGGACGCGATCGCCGGCGCGCCCGGTGCGGTCTGGGGCGTCATGGCCGACGAGATCGAGCAGGTGCTCACCTCCCGGCACGGCACGACCACGCACACACCGATGGCGCAGTTCGGCGCCGACGACCCGGTGAAGCTGCTCACCCACGTGGCCCGGCACGATCCGGACCGGGTGCTGCGCGAACTCGCGGCGAAGCGGACCCTGTCGGAGGAGCACAGGGCGCAGGACGACGGCCTGTGCCGCACCTGCCGCCGGGGAGAGCGGCCCCGTTCGCCCTGCACCACACTCCGCCTGCTCGCCGTACCGTTCGCGGACCATCCCGGATACGACGACTCCTGGCGCCTTTAG